Proteins co-encoded in one Pseudomonas fluorescens genomic window:
- the rfbC gene encoding dTDP-4-dehydrorhamnose 3,5-epimerase — translation MNVITTDLPGVLIIEPKVFGDERGFFYESFNAKAFEDATGITPHFVQDNHSRSQKGVLRGLHYQVQHTQGKLVRVTAGEVLDVAVDIRRSSPNFGKWVAVHLSADNYRQLWIPEGFAHGFLVLSDYAEFLYKTTDYYTPAAERSIRWNDPDLGIDWQLTEAPTLSAKDQTAAFFKDAEVFS, via the coding sequence ATGAATGTAATTACCACCGACCTACCGGGTGTTCTGATCATCGAACCCAAGGTATTTGGTGACGAGCGCGGTTTCTTTTACGAAAGTTTCAATGCCAAGGCTTTTGAGGACGCAACCGGTATCACTCCGCATTTCGTCCAGGACAACCATTCCCGATCACAAAAAGGCGTACTGCGCGGTTTGCATTACCAGGTGCAACATACCCAGGGCAAACTGGTGCGGGTCACCGCAGGTGAAGTTCTCGACGTGGCGGTGGATATTCGCCGCAGCTCGCCGAACTTCGGTAAATGGGTGGCTGTACACCTGTCCGCCGACAATTACCGCCAACTGTGGATTCCGGAAGGTTTCGCCCATGGTTTCCTGGTGCTGAGCGACTACGCCGAGTTCCTCTATAAAACCACGGACTACTACACCCCGGCGGCCGAACGCAGCATTCGCTGGAACGATCCGGACCTTGGCATTGACTGGCAATTGACTGAAGCGCCGACGCTGTCTGCCAAGGACCAGACCGCAGCTTTTTTCAAGGACGCCGAAGTCTTTTCCTGA